AAATAGATAAAATTTTAAAATATGAGGAAGTTTTAGCTGATTGTTTAAAAGATTATTTCTTACCGCCTGAAGCTACTCAAGTGTCACCTCTTATACCATTTTCACCAATGCCAGGTGGTGCTTTAACAGCAAACACACAAATGATGAGAGATAATGGAACTTTAAATAAATTTCCTGAAGTAATTAAAGCTATGCAAGAAGTAGTTGTAAAAGGTGGATTTGGTACAAGTGTAACTCCTGTATCTCAATTTTATTGGCAGCAAGCATATGCAAATGTTATGTTTGGTCCATGGAAACAAATAGCTCCAGGTTATGGAAGAATGGTTCTAGGATACTTTGGTAAAACTCCAGTTGAAGCTGACCCAGAAATAATTAAATTAGCAAGTGAAAAACTAAAGCTTGAACCAACAAAAAGAAATCCTTTGGATATAGCAGATGAAGATCCAAAGAAAAAAATAGATGTTTGGAGACAAAGATTAGAGATAGAAGGTATAGAAGCAACTGAAGAGAATATTTTTATTGCTGCTGCTTGTGATGAGAAAGGTATTGCATTTTTAAAAGGTATTGCACCTTTAAATGTAAGAAAAAATGAAAAAAAAGATGAATCTAAAAAAATAGGAGAAAATAAAATGTCAAACGGAAATTATACAGTTGTAGTAGATGGTCAAAGATTTAATGTATCAGTTTTTGAAGGAGATGTTCAAAATATTCAAGTTGCACAACCTGTTCAACAAGTAGTTCAACAAGCACCTGTTCAAGCACCTGTTCAAGCAGCTCCAGTAGCAGCTTCAAAACCTGTTTACAATGGAACAGAAGCAATAGCTCCTGTAAATGGAAATGTATGGAAAATCCTTGTTAAAGAGGGTGATAGAGTTGAAAAAGATCAACAAATAATGATACTTGAAGCTATGAAAATGGAAATAGATGTTGTTGCTCCAGTTTCTGGAACAATAAGTAAAATTTTAACAGAACCTTCAAAAGCAGTTGAAGAAGGTCAAACTCTAGCAGTTATTTCTTAAATAAAAAGTGCTTATCTTTTACGATAAGCACATCTTTAAAATATAAATTTATTTTTATATACTTCAACTCTTCTTTTAATAATCCTTATTATAAAATATCAAAAAATACAAAAGAGAATCTAATGAAAATTTTTAAATATATAATTTTAATACTTCTTATAAACTTACTTTTTACTGGTTGTTTTCTTAGCACAAATATAAATAGTGGAGGTTCAGTTGGTATGAGTGTTGGTGGAAGTATTTTTTAAAAATAAAAAAGCCTTGCCTAAAAGATATCTCTTAGACAAGGCTTTCAATGGAGCGGGAGACGAGACTCGAACTCGCGACAGTCTGCTTGGAAGGCAGAAGCTCTAGCCAACTGAGCTACTCCCGCAAAACTATTAGTTTTTTGTTTGTATAAGTGGTGCGGATGAAGAGACTCGAACTCTTACACCGTGAGGCACCAGATCCTAAGTCTGGCGTGTATACCAATTTCACCACATCCGCATAAAATAAATTTTAAATTTAGTTGGTATTCTAAACCAAAATGGTACTCCCAGTACGATTCGAACGTACGGCCTACGCCTTAGAAGGGCGTTGCTCTATCCAGCTGAGCTATGGAAGCATAAAAATATAAAAATGGGGTAGATAATGGGGCTCGAACCCACGACCCTCGGAACCACAACCCGATGCTCTAACCGACTGAGCTATACCTACCATAAATTTTAAGTCCTAATGGTCGGGGCGAGAGGATTCGAACCTCCGGCCCCCTGGTCCCAAACCAGGTGCGCTAACCAGACTGCGCTACGCCCCGATAAACACCTTTTAACTCAAAAAGTGGACGGAATTATATTATATATTTTTCCTTTTGTCAAGAGCTTTTCAAGAAAAATTGTAAAAAATACAAAATTTCTTGAAATTGTCTAAAATTGTATTAAACCATCCAAAGGAGAAGATGCACTTGCATAAGGTTTTTTCTCTATTCTTCCAGCTTTATACCCTAATCTTCCAGCTATAACTGCATGTTTCATAGCTCTTGCCATTGAGATTGGATCTTTTGCTCCAGCTATTGCAGTATTTGTCAAAACTCCATCAGCACCAAGCTCCATACAAATAGCAGCATCACTAGCACATCCAACTCCAGCATCAACTATAACAGGAACTTTTACACTATCTTTTATAAATGCAATATTATATCTATTTTGAACACCTAAACCACTTCCAATTGGAGCAGCCAAAGGCATAATAGCATCAGCACCAGCATCTTCAAGTCTTTTTGCAACAATTAAATCATCACTTGTATATGCCATAACTGTAAAACCATCTTTTTTTAAGATTTCACAAGCTTTAATAGTTTCAATAACGTCTGGATACAAAGTTTTACTAAAATCTCCAATAATCTCTAATTTAATTAAATCAATACCTGTAGCTTCTCTCATAAGTCTAAAAGTTGTCACCGTCTCTTGGGCATTTTTACATCCAGCACTATTTGGTAAAAACTTAATATTTGTATTTTTAAAATAATCTAAGAGATTTTCTTCATTTGGATTTGTAATATTTACTCTTCTTATTGCTACAGTTATTAACTCACTTCCACTTGCAAGTGTTGCTTCCTTAGTAGTTTGGAAATCTTTATATTTACCACTTCCAACTATTAATCTACTATTTAACTCATATTTTCCTATTTTTAAAATATCACTCATATTGTATTTTCCTTTATAAATTTTAAATAATCTTCACTAATATTTGAAATATCTAATTCGATAATTTCTGGAGTATCATAACTATGAAGTTCTAATATTTTGCTTTTAACTTTAGAAAAAAGCTCTTTTTTTGTTTTTATACTTAAAAGTGTTTCTCTTTCACAACATAATTTACCATCCCAATTATAAAGAGATTCTATATCCTTTAACTGCACACAAGCAGCAAGCTTATCTTGAATCAAAATTTTAGCTATTTTTTTTGCTTCTTCTTCATTAGATGTTGTAGTTTGAACTATAACTGCTTTCATAAAATTTTTATACCTTGAATTATATCTTGTGGACTCATAGAATAGTTATTATTTTTATATTTTTTTGCTGCTATTGTATGCGCTAAACTAGCATTTATTGCAGCTTCTAATGATGTATAACCTTGGGCTAATAAAGATGCTATTAAACCTGATAAAACATCTCCACTGCCACCTTTACTTAATTTTGAACTTCCAAAAATATTTACATATATTTTATCATTTTTAGAAATAATCACATTTGCACCTTTTAATAAAAGTGTTACTTTAGGATATATTTTACAAAATTTTTCAACATATAAAAATCTATTATCTTGCAACTCTTCAATTAAAATATTAGCAATATTTGTTAATTTTAAAAGAGATATAAACTCTTTTGGATGTGGAGTTAAAACTACATTTTCATCCAAATATTTAACTATTAGTGGATTATAAAAAATATCTGCATCTAAAACTTTTGGAATATTTAATTGTAAAATTTCTTCAAGCTTAAGAGATTCAATCTCTCCTAATCCCATACCCAAAGCTATTGCAGTACAATTATCACTTACACTTTTACTTTGCATTATGTGACAAGGTATATTTTTTTCATTTTGTGAAACTATTGTAACAAGCCCTGCTCCAAAAGCAAAAGAAGCATCTGAAGCTATAATTGATGCACCTATTTTTTCTCCAGAAACAATATTTACATGACCAAATGTTCCTTTATGAGAATTTTTAATATCTCTTAGAGGAAGTTTTAAATCTGATTTTTGTAATAAATATTTGTTTGTTTCTATTTGAAAAATATCTTCTGGTAAGCCTAAATTAGCAACTTTTATTTTTCCTACAAAATCTTTTGCAATATCAGTTAAAAGTGCTGTTTTTAAAGCTCCCATAGTTATTGTAATATCTGCTTTAAAAGCTGTTTGGGTAATTTGTCCTAAACTATTTAATCCACTTGGAATATCACAAGCAATTTTAAATGAGTTCAAATTATTTAAACTATTTATTAAAGATACACTATCTTTATCTAGCTCTTTATTTAATCCTGTTCCAAATAAACAATCAACTACAACATCTGCTTGAAAAATTTTATTTACAAAATTTACATTTATTGATTTTGCTCTTTTTAGTTGCAATTTTCCAATCTCTGTTTTTGGTTCATTTACTAGATATAAACTAACTTCAAATTTGTTTTGAAGCAATCTTGCTAAGGAAATACCATCTGCCCCATTATTTCCACTTCCACAAACAATTAAAATAGAACTATTTTTTTTGAATTTTTTTGTTATATAATTTTTTAGACCTAAAGAAGCATTTTCCATCAAGATATCTTCTGTTAAGTGAAATTCTTCTATTGCTCTTTTATCCAAACTTCTTACTTCATCAAATATCTTTTTCACTGGAAATACTCCTTTATTTAGTTGTTAGTTTTTAAATTTCCATCCATTATCAACCAAAATAACTCTTACTTTATCTTTTAAATCACCTTGAATTTCAATATATTCATCTTTTATTGAACCTCCGCAAGCAAGTTTCGTTTTAAGTAGTCTTAAAATATCTTTTATTTTTTCATCTTCTATTTGGAATTTTCCAATAATAGTAACTGGTTTTCCATTTCTTTTTTCAAGAGAAAAGACTAATTGATGTTGATTTTTTGGTAAAACAACTTTTGAAATTCTCTTTTCTACTTTTACTTTAGCTTTATCATCTTTTTGTGTATCAAAACTATTTCCTTCAAGTTTTGCACCAAGACCTAAAGACAATTTTTCTACTATACCCATTCTAGTAATCCTTTAATCTACTTTTTATATCTAAATCTTCTAGATTTATAAAATCATTTTGTTTATACTGCTCAACCGCAACTCTTCCTATCATAGCAGCATTGTCTGAACAATACATTAAATCACTTAAATGCAAAGTTGATTTATATTCCAAACAGATATTTTCAAGCTCTTTTCGTAAATATAAATTTGCACTTGCACCTCCAACTATCGCAAAATTTTTGATAGTTTTTTGTTTAAAAAGTTTTTTTAACTTTTGCAAGATATGTTTTACGGCTGTTTTTTGAAAACAAGCACATATATCACTTATATCTTGCTCTTCTAAAGTGGTGCGTTCAAGTCTTTCTATTTCGAGTCTAACTGCATTTTTAAGCCCTGAATAACTAAACTCTATATTTGGACTTTGAGAAAGTGGAATTGGAAAAGAAAATCTATTTTCATCTCCATTTTTTGCATACTTTTCAACTATTGGACCACCAGGATAACCCAATTTTAACATTTTTGAAACTTTATCAAAACTCTCACCAAAACTATCATCTAATGTTTTTCCTAGAATTTTCATATCATTTAGACTATTTGCTTCAATTATTTGAGTATGACCTCCTGAAACTAGAAGAGTTGTCATAGGAAATATTGCATCTTTTTCTATAAAAAGTGAGTAAATATGCCCTTTTAAATGGTTTACTGCAATTATTGGAATATTTAAAGCTATACTTATTGCCTTTGCCATAGAAACTCCCTCTGTAAGAGTAACACTAAGACCTGGTGCATTTGTAACAGCAACAGCTTTTAAATCTTTTAAATACTCTTTACACTCTTCAAGAATTTTTGGTAATGCTTCTATATGAAGCCTAGCAGCCAATTCAGGTACAACTCCACCATAAATACTATGCTCTATTTCTTGAGATATTTTTTTATGAAAAACTAACTCTAAAGTATCTATTTTTGTAATAGATATAGAGCTATCGTCACAAGAACTTTCGATTGCTAGTATCATGCTTTTTTACTCCTGTTTCTCACAAACTTCTTCTCTTTTTATCCAATCCAAAGCACAATCAAGTTTTCCATATCCAGAAGCAGCATTTATATGTCCTGCATCTTCCATAATTTTCATACCAATATTTAATTTACTTTGCAAAGCTATAGCTTCTTCTAAACTCATATATGGATCATTTGTTGAAGCTGCCATTATAATCTCTTTTGCTTTTAGATTTTTTGACTCAGGATAAGGAAAAAAGCTCTTAGCATCTTCTAACACTTCGTTTCTTACAGGTGCAACTAGCATTAATTTATCCAAATTAATATCTAGTTCATCACAAATATGAAACCATAAAATATTTGCCAAAGAGTGACAAACTACAATATCTGGTTTAAAATGCTCTAACTCTACTTTTAAAAACTCTTTCCATACTTCTAAATTTGGACTATTTTTATTTGGTAACTCAGGAAAAGATACTACAAAATCTTCTTTAATTAAATCCATTGCCAAGTGAGCTTGCCAATGAGGATATGAGCTTCCATTAAGACCATGTAAAATTAAAACTCTTTTATTTTTCTTCATCTTTAATTCCATATTTATAAATTTCAAATTTTGCTCTTCTTAGATTATCTTCTATTTTCTCATCAAAATATTCAATAGTTATTTTATAATCTTTTTTAAAAACAAGAGCTACTAACTCTTTTTTAGTTTCTATTTTTTCATCACTTTTTGAGTGCTTTTTCCACTCTTCTAACTTATCTTCATATAGCTTTACAATATTTTTTTCAAACTTTGCTCTTGAATATATTAGATACACCACTAAGAAAAATAAAATTCCAAAAGGAATTAAAAGATCAAGAGTCAAAATATCTCCTTACCTCTTTATCTATTTCAAAAATATCTTCAATATTTGAAGCTTTTAAACTATTAAATCTATTTATAGCTTCTAAGCTTATTTTTGAAATATCCAAGAAACCTATTTTTCCACTTAAAAATTTTGAAACAGCAACTTCATTTGCTGCATTTAAAACAACACCTAAATCAAGATTGTTTAGAATCTCATCTTTTAAAGACCAAATTGGATATCTACTCTCTTCTATTTTTTTAAACTCTAAAGATGATATTTCAAGCAGATCAATAGGTTTTAGAATTTCACAATCGACTCTTCCTAAAATTGCATAAGATATTGGAAGTTGCATAGATGCATTTGCTATATGAGCTGTTGTACTTCCATCTTTGAAATTTATTAATGCATGAACCAAAGATTTTGGCTCAATAACAGCATCTAGCTTTTTTGTACCAAAGAGCCAAGCAGCTTCTATTAACTCAAACATTTTATTTGTCATAGTTGCGCTATCTATTGTTATTTTATTTCCCATTTTCCAATTTGGATGATTAAGAGCCTCTTTTATAGATACATTTTTCAAAGATTCAAGTGGATAATCTCTAAAAGAACCGCCACTTGCTGTGATTGTCATAGAATCTATTTTTTTATCTTGAAGCAAATACCAAAGACCAAAATGTTCACTATCAATAGCACTTAAATTTTTTTGGTCTATAAATTTTCCAGCAACAACTAATGACTCTTTATTTGCTAAAGCAATTTTTTTACCACACTCAATAGCTTTTAATGTTGGTTTTAATCCTAAAAAACCAACAAGAGCATTTACAACAGTTTTTGAAGAGCTATCTTCTATTGCTTCCAGTATAGCTTCTTCCCCAAAAAATACATTTTTGTGATTTACTTTTTTTATATCATCTTTAGAAGCAATTATCACTTTTTTTGGATTATGCTCTTTTATTTGAGAATTTAGTAAATCAATATTTCTTCCAGCTACTAAAACCTCAACATTTAGAGCAAATTTTTTCGCAATTTCTAGAGTATTTACTCCAATAGAACCTGTACTTCCAAGAAGTATCAAATAATTATCCTTAATAAAACTAACATAACTATCGCTCCAAATAAATACCCATCAACTCTATCTAAAACTCCACCATGTCCTGGTAAAATATTTCCACTATCTTTTACTCCAGCTTCTCTTTTTAGATAACTTTCATATAAATCTCCAAAAACTGAAGATAATGATACAATAGCTGAAACTATAATAGCTCCTAAAATCCCAACTTCATTTATAGAAGTAAAAATACCCATAATTACAGCAAAAATCATACCACCTACAACACCCTCTAAAGTTTTATTTGGGCTTGTTTCACAAAATGGAGTTCTTCCAAAAGTTTTTCCAGCGAAATAAGCTCCTGTATCAGTTGCTGCAACTATTATTAGTAGCCAAAATAGTACCATTACTCCAAATTCACTATATAAAGAGATTAAAAAAACAAATGATGCAGTTGGATAAAGAAGAGGTAAAATCATCTTTTTATCAAGTTTTCTTTTATATGCTAATTGTGAAGCATAACCAATTGCTACTATGAATATTAAATCAACAGGCATAGGATAGAAATATACAGCTACCCAAAGTAATAAAACATAAATATATATGCTCTTATCTTCTAATCCATATAGCATTTTTGCTTCACGTACTGCAACCATAAGAACCACTCCAAACACTAACCAAAATAGAAAGTATGAATCTATATATGCAATAATTAAAAAAAGCACAAACAAAACAAGAGCTGTTTTTACTCTTGTTGATAAATTTCCAAGTATTTTAAACATAAAGCTTACCTTAAACTAAAATTACAATATTTTACTAAAATTTCGCTTTTAAATCGATTGTACTATTATATTTTGAGAGTTTAAAAATGCACTAAAATTTAGTGCATTTTAGTTTTTTAGAATAATCCTGAGATTTGATTTGAAATCTGTTTTTCTAAAATTGGTGTTGCTTCTTGTAAAGTTAAATTCATTTTTGTAGCTTCTGCTAACATTACTGTTTTATACTCTTTTCGCTCTTCTTCGTAATATTGAGTTTTATCATTAGCAATATTTGAATTAATCTGTCCAGTAGCATTTGTATTTCGAACATCTCCACCAAAACTATTTACAAATCCTGATTTTTTACCATCTCTTACACTAGCTTGCCCAGCTACTGTTGAATTTTGTGTTAAAACAGAACCTTTTGTTCTCTCTTTTATTAATATATCAACTTGCATTTGATAAATTGTATCTTCTGTTGCTTTACCAATAAGTCCGCCAATTACAGCAGCTCCCAATCCAACTCCAATAGCTTGACCAGCTCCTCCATTATTATATGCAGAAACACCTGCTCCAACAGCTCCTGCTCCCAAAGCAGCTCCTGCTACATTATTTTCTTGTTTTTTATCACAATAAAGTACATTTACCATCAAAATATATGTAGCTTCATCTGGGTCATCAACAATTTTATAGCCTTTTGCTTGAAGTTCATTTGATAAACTTTGCTCAAGATTTATTGGCTGTCCGCTAGTATTTTTACTAGATATAAATACTGTTCTTAACTCTTTTTTAACTGGGTCAATAAATACACTTTGAGACATTCTTACATTAGTTTGTAGCTCTGTTGTTGCACATCCACTAAATAGTGTTGAAGCTAAAACAATACTTAGTGTTAAATTTCTAATTTTTTTCATTATATTCTCCTAAAAAATATTCAATGGCTTATTATATTTAAATTTTATTAACTATTATTAAACTTTAACAACAATAGTACTGTATGGATTATAAAGCACATTTGCTCCATGTTGAATTTTGACATTTCTTCTTTGTGTAAAATCAACTTCATATGTACCACCAAAATCTACACTAAACTTTGCACATAAACTTGCTGCTTTTTCTATAATATTTTGTGGTAAATCTTTTTTACTATTTTGTACAATCACATGGCAAGATGGTCTATCTTTTAGATGAAACCAAAAATCACTAGCTTTTGAATTTTCAAGCAAATATATATTTTCTCGCTCATTAGCACCTAACATAATTTTAAAACCTTCAAAGAAAAAACTCTCACAGTTTTGCGCTTTTTTAGTTTTTATCTGATTTTTCTCTTTTTTTGGAGATAAAAATTCACACTCATCAATCGAACTTGCATTTTGAAGATTTATTCTTAATTTTTTTAAAAAATCCAATTTATCTTTTAAATTACTCTCTTCAATAGTTATATTAAAAGCTTTTTGCTTCAATTTTTTTGCTTTTTTAAATAAATCATTTGTAAAAATAGTTGGATTTTTCATATTTTCAAGCTCTATAGTTATTAATTTACCATTATAATCTTCAATTTTTAACTCTTTTTGATAAGCTTTGATAGTATGTAAATTGGCTAAAATAAGATTTGCTTTAGTGTATGTATCTTCTGACTCTTTTTCCAAATCCTCTTTTTTTGGTAAAGAGTGTAGAATTTTCTCTAATTTTTTAATATTTTTATCAATATTTGAAATTTTTTGTTTTTTAATATTTTCTAAATTCTCTTTAACTTGTTCATCATAAACTTGATATAAATAATCTTCAATATTCTCTATTTCGTACTCTTTTGGTACAAAATCTTTTTTGGGAATTTCTTCAAGTTTTACTCCAACTTTTACAACTCTAAAAGATGAATATTCATCAATATGCCTTAAAGCTTCCAAAATAGTTCTATTTTCATCTAAAATTATAATATTTGTATATTTTCCAGTAAATTCGAGTTGCAAAATCAAATTCTCTTTCTTATAAGATGAACTTGAATTTACCTTTATATTTATGATTTTATCATTGTTATAAATTTCAATACTCTCAATTTTTGAATTTGTAAACTTTTTTTGAAGCACCACATCAAAAGGAGCATTAAAATCTTTTTTTAATGATATTTGTTCTTTTGATTTAAATATCTTTGCATTTGATTTATTTAAATCAAAGTATATGATATTTTTATTATTAAATTCAATTATAATTATATTGTTATCAACTCTTTTTATAAACTTTATATTTTGGGCATTCTCACTAAGATAATCAACAATTTTTTTTAAAATATTGTATTGCAATTTTTACTCTTTTTTTTATATTTTTTTCTAAATTTCAGACACTTTTTATATCTAAAGGTTATAATTGTAGCTAAATTTAATTTAGGAGAATAGTATGAAACTATTAAAGATATTAGCAGCTTCAACTTTAGCTTTGGCTATTGCATCAACTTCATCTTTTGCAGATGTTCAAAAAGGACAAAAAGCATTTATTAAATTCTTAAAAGAGCCTTGCGGGATGGATGGAGCAAAATTTGCTTTAAAACATACTCAAGAGGAGTGGAGAAAAATAAAAGCAGATGGAACAGCTGAAGCTGAGATTATAAAAATTTGTCCAAAAGTAAAAGCTGGAGATATAAAAGAGAGTCTTCTTGAGCATGTTATGGATTTCTCTATAGAGTTTGCAAGTGATTCAGGAAATGTTCCTTCTTGCTAATTTTTAAGTTATAAAGATAGTTAAATCTATCTTTATAACGTTAATCTATCATATTTTGAAACTATTATTTCAGATAACTCTATCATTTTTATATTCATAATTTTATACTCAACATCACTCATTTTTATTAAAAACTTATCATAAATAAATGAATATGGATATAGTGTGAAAAATATAAACTCTTTACTAGTTGACTCTTTATTTAACTCTTTAAACCAAAGAGCTAATATTGAAAAATATAGAAGTGATGGATTAAACTCTTCATTTTGCTTGAGGTTTTTTTCAAGCTCTTTTGATATAAAGTTATAACATTTTAAAATAGCTTTTACTCTAAAGTTCTTTTGATTATCTATATAATATTTTGGTTCATACAAAATATTTGAAAGCTGTTTTAATATATCACTATTAATAGTTTCAAACTCATAATAAAGATCCAAATCAGATTTTGTTTTTGGTTTTACATCTTTGTACGTATTTATTAAGTCTCTACAAAATAGTAACAATGCTTCTGTTTTTATTTTAGAAATATTTAGAATCATAGATAAATTGTAACCAAATATTTCTAAAATAACTATATGATTTATATTGTTTAAGTTTTTTTAAGATAGAATAATTGCATTTTATAAGACTTTGAAAAAAAGGAAAATATTGGAACAAATTGGTTTATTACATGATGGTCAAATTTATGACCTTCAGACTGCTGAAGCTTTAAATATCAAAGGAGATATTATAAAAGCTGACGACTCAAAAGAGTCTCTAGAGATTTTAAGACACTCTTGCGCTCACATGATGGCTCAAGCTATCAAAGAACTTTATCCTGAAGCAAAATTCTTTGTTGGACCTGTTGTAAAAGAAGGTTTTTATTATGACTTTAAAGTAGAAAGTAAAATTTCAGATGAAGATTTACCAACTATTGAAAAGAAAATGAAAGAAATAGCAGATAGAAAACTACCTATTACTAGACATGAGACTACAAAAGAAGAGTTTTATGAGAAATTCAAAAATGATGAGTTAAAACAAGCTGTTCTTAAAAATATAAAAGATGATACTTTAACAATCTACAAACAAGGTGATTTTGAAGATTTATGTAGAGGTCCTCACTTACCAAATACAAGAATGATAAGAAGTTTTAAACTTACACGAGTTGCAGGTGCATATCTTGGTGGTGATGAAAAGAATGAGATGATTACTAGAATTTATGGTATTGCATTTTTTGATAAACAAGCCTTGTTTGATTATACAAAAATGATTGAAGAGGCTAAAAAAAGAGACCACAGAAAGCTAGGAACTGAACTTGAACTATTCACATTTAATGATGATGTTGGAGCTGGTCTTCCTATGTGGTTACCAAATGGAGCAAGACTAAGAAGTAAGTTAGAGCATCTTTTATATAAAGCTCATAGAGTTAGAGGTTATGAACCAGTTCGAGGACCTGAGATATTAAAATCAGAAATGTGGAAAATCTCAGGACATTATGCAAACTATAAAGAGAATATGTATTTTACTACTATTGATGATCAAGAGTATGGAATTAAACCAATGAACTGTGTTGGGCATATTCAAATATTTAAAAATAGTTTAGTTTCATATAAAGATTTACCAAAAAAACTTTTTGAATATGGAGTTGTACATAGACACGAAATGAGTGGAGCTATGCATGGATTATTTAGAGTAAGAGAGTTTACTCAAGATGATTCGCATATCTTTTGTACACAAGATCAAATAAAAGATGTAATTTTTGAAGTATTAGAGTTTGTTGATTCACTTCTTAAAATGTTTGATTTTAAATATGAAATTGAAGTTTCTACAAAACCTGAAAAAGCAATTGGCGATGATATTTTCTGGGAAAAAACAACTGCTGGAATTATGGATGCTTTAAATGAAAAAAATATAGAGTATGGAATTGATGAAGGTGGGGGAGCATTTTATGGTCCAAAAATCGACATTAAAATCCTAGATGCAATTGGTAGAAAATGGCAGTGTGGTACTGTTCAAGTAGATATGAATTTGCCTTCAAGATTTAATGCTGAATTTATTAATGACAAAGGTGAAAAAGAACAACCAGTTATGATTCATAGAGCAATTTTAGGTTCATTTGAAAGATTTATTGGAATTTTAACTGAACACTGTGCAGGAGAATTTCCATTTGTTATTGCACCAACTCAAGTTATTTTTGTCCCAATTGCTGATTCTCATGTTGAGTATGCAAAAGAGATACAAAGAGATTTAGTAGAAGATGGTATAGATTCTAAAATCTTTAATATGAATGAAAGTTTAAATAAAAGAATTAGAATGGCAGAAAAAGAGAGAGTTCCAATGATTGTTGTTATTGGAGA
Above is a genomic segment from Aliarcobacter cryaerophilus containing:
- a CDS encoding biotin attachment protein — translated: MSKKYIDIMDTTFRDGFQSVFGGRVLMNDFFPAVEAAKDAGITHFEFGGGARFQSLFFYLNENAFDMMDKFRAIVGPDANLQTLARGINTVMLDTGSRELIDLHAKMFAKHGTTTIRNFDALNDVQNLEYSAQCIKNHGLKHEAVVTLMDLPPNCTGAHDVPFYEKTLRNILDSGLPFDSICFKDASGTSSPNKVFETIKMARKLLGDSTHIRLHTHETAGVSVACYLAALEAGADGIDLAASPVSGGTSQPDILTMLHATKGMNYDLGGLEIDKILKYEEVLADCLKDYFLPPEATQVSPLIPFSPMPGGALTANTQMMRDNGTLNKFPEVIKAMQEVVVKGGFGTSVTPVSQFYWQQAYANVMFGPWKQIAPGYGRMVLGYFGKTPVEADPEIIKLASEKLKLEPTKRNPLDIADEDPKKKIDVWRQRLEIEGIEATEENIFIAAACDEKGIAFLKGIAPLNVRKNEKKDESKKIGENKMSNGNYTVVVDGQRFNVSVFEGDVQNIQVAQPVQQVVQQAPVQAPVQAAPVAASKPVYNGTEAIAPVNGNVWKILVKEGDRVEKDQQIMILEAMKMEIDVVAPVSGTISKILTEPSKAVEEGQTLAVIS
- a CDS encoding thiazole synthase; translated protein: MSDILKIGKYELNSRLIVGSGKYKDFQTTKEATLASGSELITVAIRRVNITNPNEENLLDYFKNTNIKFLPNSAGCKNAQETVTTFRLMREATGIDLIKLEIIGDFSKTLYPDVIETIKACEILKKDGFTVMAYTSDDLIVAKRLEDAGADAIMPLAAPIGSGLGVQNRYNIAFIKDSVKVPVIVDAGVGCASDAAICMELGADGVLTNTAIAGAKDPISMARAMKHAVIAGRLGYKAGRIEKKPYASASSPLDGLIQF
- the cutA gene encoding divalent-cation tolerance protein CutA, with protein sequence MKAVIVQTTTSNEEEAKKIAKILIQDKLAACVQLKDIESLYNWDGKLCCERETLLSIKTKKELFSKVKSKILELHSYDTPEIIELDISNISEDYLKFIKENTI
- a CDS encoding NAD(P)H-hydrate dehydratase — protein: MKKIFDEVRSLDKRAIEEFHLTEDILMENASLGLKNYITKKFKKNSSILIVCGSGNNGADGISLARLLQNKFEVSLYLVNEPKTEIGKLQLKRAKSINVNFVNKIFQADVVVDCLFGTGLNKELDKDSVSLINSLNNLNSFKIACDIPSGLNSLGQITQTAFKADITITMGALKTALLTDIAKDFVGKIKVANLGLPEDIFQIETNKYLLQKSDLKLPLRDIKNSHKGTFGHVNIVSGEKIGASIIASDASFAFGAGLVTIVSQNEKNIPCHIMQSKSVSDNCTAIALGMGLGEIESLKLEEILQLNIPKVLDADIFYNPLIVKYLDENVVLTPHPKEFISLLKLTNIANILIEELQDNRFLYVEKFCKIYPKVTLLLKGANVIISKNDKIYVNIFGSSKLSKGGSGDVLSGLIASLLAQGYTSLEAAINASLAHTIAAKKYKNNNYSMSPQDIIQGIKIL
- a CDS encoding translation initiation factor; translation: MGIVEKLSLGLGAKLEGNSFDTQKDDKAKVKVEKRISKVVLPKNQHQLVFSLEKRNGKPVTIIGKFQIEDEKIKDILRLLKTKLACGGSIKDEYIEIQGDLKDKVRVILVDNGWKFKN
- the tsaD gene encoding tRNA (adenosine(37)-N6)-threonylcarbamoyltransferase complex transferase subunit TsaD, yielding MILAIESSCDDSSISITKIDTLELVFHKKISQEIEHSIYGGVVPELAARLHIEALPKILEECKEYLKDLKAVAVTNAPGLSVTLTEGVSMAKAISIALNIPIIAVNHLKGHIYSLFIEKDAIFPMTTLLVSGGHTQIIEANSLNDMKILGKTLDDSFGESFDKVSKMLKLGYPGGPIVEKYAKNGDENRFSFPIPLSQSPNIEFSYSGLKNAVRLEIERLERTTLEEQDISDICACFQKTAVKHILQKLKKLFKQKTIKNFAIVGGASANLYLRKELENICLEYKSTLHLSDLMYCSDNAAMIGRVAVEQYKQNDFINLEDLDIKSRLKDY
- a CDS encoding RBBP9/YdeN family alpha/beta hydrolase, which codes for MKKNKRVLILHGLNGSSYPHWQAHLAMDLIKEDFVVSFPELPNKNSPNLEVWKEFLKVELEHFKPDIVVCHSLANILWFHICDELDINLDKLMLVAPVRNEVLEDAKSFFPYPESKNLKAKEIIMAASTNDPYMSLEEAIALQSKLNIGMKIMEDAGHINAASGYGKLDCALDWIKREEVCEKQE